The nucleotide window ATGCTATCCCCTCTTGCCCTGGCATCTACATCTTTAAAGGTGAAAATGGTTGTGTCCTATACGTTGGAAAAAGTAAGAACTTACGTATGCGAATCAACTCTCATTTCAGCGGAGATCACTCAAATAAAAAAGACCTCAAAATCAATCAAAACATAACCCAAATCGAATGGTGCGAGTCGGCAAGTGAGCTGGGCGCATTGCTATTGGAGTCCCAACTCGTTAAGACGATGAGCCCCTTGTACAACCGAAAACTGAGACAAAAAAAAGAAAGTTTTACAATTCATTGGGATCCAATTGACGGGCCAAAAGATCCTCAAATTAAGGAGCTATTAGAATTTACTGCGATCCCATTCGGTTCCATTTACGGTATTTTCGAGAGTAAAAAAGCAGCTTTGAAGACTCTTAGAGATCTATCGAAAACTTACAATCTTTGCCTAAAAACATTGGCTATAGAGCCTGGATTAGGATCTTGCTTCTCCCATCAATTAGGAGTTTGTATGGGTGCTTGCGTTGAAAAGGAATCGAAGCTGAATCACGCGATGCGACTATCACTGGCGCTAAATAAATTTTTAATTCCAAGCTGGCCCTTTAAGGGTGAAGTACTTTTGATCGAGCAAAGTGAGCGAGGCAGCCTCGTAGAAAAACATAGAGTTAGGAATTGGGCTTACCTTGAATACCGAGTTGCAGGCAACAACTCAAGCAATAAATATCGCCTTTTACCGTCGAAAAAATTCGACTATGATACGTTTCAAATCTTACGTAAATTCATAGAAAAGCCACCAAATCACATCACCATCATTCCTCAAGTTTAGCTCACCGCATCGAATGCTCTTTCAAAAAATCTAACAATGCCTTATTAAATTGTTGAGGTTGCTCCAAATTCGATAAGTGAGACGCCCCCTCAATAACCGTTAGACTTGACCCAGGGGCTGCAGCTTGAATCTCTTTTGACATAGACACCGGTGTCCCAACATCTGAGTCCCCGACAATAATCTTAATCGGTACTTTAATTTCTGCCAAGCGCTCTGTGCAATTTATCTGTGAAATCGCATGGCAGCAGCCCACATAACCAGCTACCGGTGTCTTCTCAATCAGACTAGCGACAAATTCGATCTCGGGTCGAGGCTGACTCAAAAAAGAGTCTGTAAACCATCGCTCCATGGTCCCAGATACTAACGCCTTCATACCTTCTTTTTTTGCTATGGCGATTCGTTCCCGCAATGCGGGTTGCGCCTCCAAAGGCATACGACTTGTAGTGTCACATAAAACAAGAGAAGCGAATGAATTTGGAAACTTGATTGCGTAAGTCATGCCGATCATGCCTCCCATAGACAACCCGATCCAATGAGGGTTCTTTATGTCCAGTCTATCGAGCAATGCCTTTGCATCGATCGCTAACTGATCAAGCGTATACGCACCCTCTGGCGCCTCGCTTCCACCATGTCCTCGCGTGTCAAAAGCCAAAACTCGGTAATGACTTTTAAGCGCATCAATTTGCGCCCCCCACATCTTCAAATCACACATCAACGAATGACTTAAAACAACCCATGGGCCTGAGTCCCCGAAAACTTCATAATTTAACGTCACCCCATTCACTTGCAATCGCATTGATCTCACTCCCCACATTGATCACCAACCGTTTAGGCATGATGTCTCAGTAATTCTAAATTTATATGAATGTTTCATTAGAATAGCCAATATTGCAGGCAAGAACTAACATAATAACTAACGTGGAGGTAATCAGTGCGAATCATTCAATTTAAGGGGAGAGATGGCGCAAGGAGAGTTGGTCGGGTATCTGAGGGTGGCGTCGTGCACACTATTAAAGGAGCCACTACCACCTATGAGCTAGCACTAGAATCGATTAAGAAACGAGAATTTATTGAGAACATCATCAACGAGCGGTCAAGCGAAGAAAAGGACACGATGGATCAAATCCTCGCTGAAAAGAGGATTCATGTCCCCTTTCATCACCCCAACCCTTATCATCAACTAGTCTCAGGAACAGGGTTATCTCACCTCGAGAGCGTCAATGCCCGAGACTCCATGCACGCAAAACTTGATCGAGACGAGTCATCGTTAACAGACTCAATGAAAATGTTTAAATGGGGTCTGGATGGTGGTAAACCAAACGGCACAAAAATCGGAACTCAAGCGGAATGGTTCTATAAAGGAGACGGGGATTGGGTCGTAGATCCTGAAGCAGAGCTAATATGGCCAGCTTATGCTCTAGATGGTGGGGAGGAAGTTGAACTAGTTGGTATCTACCTAATTGATGAGACCTCAGCTGTAAGGCGCGTGGGTTACGCTCTCGCCAATGAGTACTCTGACCATATCATGGAGAGACAAAACTACCTATATTTATCCCACTCGAAATTAAGACATTGCTCGTATGGTCCCGAGCTATTAATCGGAGATTTACCACTGGATGTTCAAGGCAGCGCACGACTCTTAAGGTCGAATGTGGTGATTTGGGAGGATGAATGGCTATCAGGCGATAACCATATGTCTCACTCAATTCAAAACTTAGAACACCACCACTTCAAGTACCCCGAATTCAGACGATCAGGTGATGTTCACATACACTTTTTTGGTGCGGCCAACGGAAGCTTTACGAAAAATATTAAGACTCAAGATGGTGATGTTTTTGAGATTGAATCAGCCACTTTTGGCTACCCACTCAGAAATACGCTAGTGAAGAGCAAAAATAAAGATGAAAAAATCATAGTTAAATCTTTATAACACTGAATGGACATCGGTTTAAATAAAATCTCAATAAGCCTGACCACGAGGCGCCCAAATGAAAAATACGCTACTGTACAGGTAAATAAATACAATGAATGGATGGGTTTACAAGGTTAGCACTAATTTTATACTGTATCTTATCTAACGATAAAAATATAAATTTAATTCGTAATTTGTGTTCAGAAACTAATATTCACAATCAAAATATAAGAATAATTACATCAAGATATGAGCCAAGAATTAATCAACAACCTAAATGTTAAAGCGCAGCAAATACTCTCTACACCGCAAATCATAAAAAGCGAGCTGCCAGTGCCCGATAAGGCCATATCAACCATTATCAACGGGCGCAAATCTATCGAAGCCATTTTGGACCGAAAAGATAAGCGTCTCTTGGTGGTCGTTGGTCCCTGCTCCATACACGATACAAAAGCAGCAATGGACTACGCCAGTAGACTGCAAAAACTCTCGGTACAGGTCTTCGAGACAATGATGATTGTGATGCGGGTTTACTTTGAAAAACCACGTACCACGGTAGGCTGGAAGGGACTCATCAATGACCCGCACATGAATGAATCTTTCGATATCGAAGAAGGCATTCGTATCGCGCGACGGCTACTGATCGATATCAATGAAATGGGGTTACCTGCAGGCACAGAAGCCCTTGATCCAATCAGCCCTCAGTACTTAGGCGACCTGATCTCTTGGAGCGCCATAGGGGCTCGAACGACCGAGTCTCAAACTCATCGGGAAATGGCTAGCGCACTATCTTCTCCTGTCGGATTTAAAAATGGAACTGATGGCAGCTTGTCTGTAGCGGTCAACGCTCTCCACTCAGTGTCTAATCCGCACAGTTTTTTAGGTATTAATAGCGATGGTCAAGTTGCGATCACTCATACGAAGGGTAATAGCTACGGGCATATCGTGCTTCGAGGAGGATCAAGAGGACCTAATTACGACTCAGTATCCATATCTTTAGTTGAAAAAGAACTTAGTGAAGCTAAACCTAAGCTACCTTCAAACATAATCGTCGATTGTAGCCATGCGAACTCAAACAAAGATCACAATCTACAACCCCTCGTCTTCATCGATTGTATCAATCAAGTCGTTGATGGGAATAAATCGATTATTGGCATGATGCTTGAGAGCAACATAGGTCCTGGCAACCAGAAATTAATTCAGGACCGGAGCAAAATGCAGTACGGTATATCCATCACAGATCCATGTATCGATTGGGCGACCACTGAGAAAACATTGCTCGATGCACACAAAAAGTTGGCACCAGTTCTTTCAGTGCGTTAACTGAGTTTTTGTATCGTCGAGTAACTCAGTGCGATTAGCGCTACCTCAAAAGGTAGGACAAACCATACTAATATCGTACCGGTAAGCTTTGCAAAGGGGATCCCAGTAAGACTAAACCAGTTAATCGCAAGGGCGATTGCCACAGGAAAAATAACTGCCAAAAACATCAACAACAGGCCATTTCCTCTAGTGACCATCCAAGACCACTTAAAGGCTTCAAAGAGCCCAATCTCAGGATTTCTGCTCACTTCAGGAAACACGAGTATAAATCTCGCAGCGATATAAATCGGTGGCAAGAAGTTGAGCATGGCCAAATAGCCAACATCCCCTAAGGCATTAAAAATACTCACAAGAATCGTACTCGTAATGACCAACACGATCATAAATATCATCGCTAAAAAAAACATGGCTAGAGTGAATTTAGTTTCCGACAATCCCCACGAAATCCACGAAATCTTAGCTAAGTCACACTCCAATAAGACTCGATATGTACGGACAGAGGCTATGACTGTGATGAAAAACATAGCAGTAAGGACAAATAACATAACACCATACCTACCCGTTACCTCACCAACTGCAATCTCCTCGCCGATGATTTTCACGCTGGAAGAATCAGCAAACGATAAAGTCACTCCAATGACAAACGGCAACCATAGCGAACGAGCAAGTACGAAGCGCTTCTCATACGCAAAAATTGCTGAGCCGAGAATCAACTTAAGCAAAGGGAGCCTGATCGTTATATTTTCTGTCATGAATGTTTAAGTCTAGAAATGATATATTTTAAGTGCTTCGATGCTTTAGATACCCGCGCACCATCCAAGAAAATCCTAATACCTGAAGAATTAAAAAAATACTGAAAGCACGGACATACCCTTCTGGCGCATAACCACTATCTACGGCGTCCCATTGATTTAATATGATACCGAATAACCATTGAGACCCGAATGCCGTTGTAAACGCTAAAAGATTTAATGCGGTGGTGGCACGTCCCGTAAGTTGTACTGGAAAGCTATGGGAGATAATTGAAAACGCTAAGCTGCCAGATGTGCCCAACAATCCCCACCCAATCCAAATGATCCATGGCGCCTGAGTAACCTCAAAAACAAGAAGAAGCTGCAAGGCCATATAAGCAACCGTAGCCCAAATAAGTATCACGATCGGCTCAATGCCACGTCGATTCATTCGCGTAGCAAAAGCACCCCAGAAGAGAAAGCCGAGCATCGTGGCAATACCTAACATTAACAGATGCATGGCTACGCTCGTGCGATCTAGTCCAGCCACATCTGATAGCCAAGGCCCAGCCCACAACCCTTGCACAGACATATTGAATGCTTGAGGTATTACTGAGCCTAATGCGATTTGCCAAAATATTGGCGATCGATACACACTCAGCGCCCCCAGTAATTGATCCTTCGTCGAGCCAATGTCATAAGCATTTTTTCTATCTGGAGCCAAAAAAAACACAATTGCTGATGCGACAACCGTAGCAACACATAGAACTAGAAAGAATTCTCTCCATCCAGTAAAAGACAGCGCGTACTCTACCGGGGCAGTCGCAGAAATTGCTCCAAGACCACCAATAAACATAATTCTCCCAGTCATTTCCGGAAGCTTTTCCTTTGGGAACCACAAGGAGAACATCTTGATGCTCGACATCAAACAAGCCGCCACACCAAAGCCAATAAATGCACGGCCTAAAAGTAAACTCTGGAAGCTGTCGGCCCTAGAAAAAATAAAAGCACCAATAGACGCCAAGATTAGCAACGTCGCATTCACTCGCCGGGGACCAAAACGATCAAGGAAGACCCCAATAGGAATTTGTAAAGATGCAAAAGTTAAGAAGTAAACTGAGGTCAATAGACCCAATTCACTTGCACTCAAATCAAACTCGGAAATCAGATTTGGGGCTATGACCGCATTAATGGAGCGAAATAAATACGACAGAAAATAGCCGCACGCGAATGGTAAGAAAACCAATAACGCTTGACGCAACGATATCGCACGCACGCTCTCTTCAGATTGTTTATTCACCGCCAACAGTCATTGAATCTATCAGAACAGACCCTACCTTAAAAGAAGAACGATTCAAAACATCATTACCTATTGCACTGATAGCTTTAAACATGTCTTTAAGATTACCCGCTACAGTGACCTCTTGAACAGGATGCGCGATTTCCCCATTTTCCACCCAATAGCCTGATGCGCCTCGAGAATAATCTCCAGTCACCATATTGGTTCCGTGCCCAAGAAGATCGGTAACCAGAAAACCTGTATGCATCATTTTCAATAAATCACTAAACTCATATGTAGCCCTAAGAGAACGGACAAACAGGTTATGAGCACCCCCTGCGTTTCCGGTCGAAGCTAACCCCAGTTTTTTAGCTGAATAGGTACTCAAAAATAGCCCCTCTAGCCGTCCTGCAGAAACAATGGATCGCTTAGTTGCTTGAACACCCTCATTATCAAACGAAGTACTAGACAAGCCTCGAGGCACGAAAGGATCTTCTTCAATCGATATAAGCTCAGGAAACACAATTTCTCCAACCTTACCCTCCAAAAAAGATTGTTGGCGATACAAATTGCCACCACTGACCGCTGACACAAAATGCCTCAGTATTCCTGAAGCTAAGGGCGCTTCAAAAAGAACAGGTATTTTCTTGGTATTGATTTTTTTTGCACCCACCTTTCCGAGAGCTCGACTCCCGGCACGCTTGCCAATCTCATAGGCAGACTCCATATCTTCCGCGCATCGCGCGGTACTCCACCACCCATCCCTCTGCATTTGATCTCCCTCACCAGCGGTCACCGAACAACTTATATAATGACGTGTGCTGGGGAACCCTTGCATAAACCCATTTGAGTTCGCGTACACAAACTGGCCCTCTTGAACCGATACGCTAGCGCCCTCAGAATTCTTAATTTCAGGACTCACGTCAAACGCCGCTTGTTCGCACTCGCGAGCAAGGTCTATTGAATCCTCCATGGATATATGCCATGGATGGTAAAGATCAAGATCACAGACTTCTCTCGCCAATCGGTCTGGATCAGCCAATCCAGAGAACGAGTCTTCTGCAGTCAGTTGAGCTATCGATACAGCGGCTTCTACTGTATGTCCAATTGCTTCTGCGCCTAAATCAGTTGTACTGGCAAATCCTTTTCGATATCCAACGTAGACCGTCAAGCCTAAACCCTTGTCCCGGCTATATTCCAGATTCTCGACCTCACCTTTTCGAACTGATACCGCACTACCTAGACCCTCGTTAAGATCCACTTCGACTGAGCTTGCTCCTAGAGCTTTGGCCATTTGTAGGGTTTTTTCCGCAATTTCTTTGAATTGGTCTATGCTATACGCAAACTCTTTTTGGGACATTTTTTATATCACTCACCTAAAAAAACACTAACGAAAAGTACTTAGAAACTCAAAATGTTAAATACGACTAACGTATTGAATGATATCACCACAACCAACTTCCTATCAGACTTATGGATTCATCAAGACCAAGCAAAACAAAACTAAAAAAAGAAATGGAAGATCTACAAAATATCGGCGAATCCCTCGTGGCTCTGCCGAGAGACGTTTTAAACAAATTTGAGCTTCCAGATTCCTTAAAACATGAAGTCTTTGAAGCAAAAAATATAAGGCAAAACGGCGCAAAACGTAGGCAACTGCAATTCATAGGGAAAATAATGCGGAATATTGATGTTGATCCAATACGCATACAGCTTGAACAACTTAAACAACCTTCTGCGGCTAAAGTAAAACTGCTTCACGCAACAGAGTCATGGCGTAACAAACTTCTAGATGATGAGCAGAGTTTAAAAGATTTCTCCGCTCTCTACCCTACTGCAGACTCATCCGAACTGGAGCCTCTAATTTCAGATTGTCGCGGAACATTGTCGAATAAGTCAAAATCATCCTACCGTAAGTTATTCAAACTCATATCAACAGTTCTCCAAGAAAAGAACGGATAAGTGACGTAATTTATTATAGTTTCTTATTAAAATTAGGCACATACACATCAAGGAAAAGGCATCGATTTTTTATGAGTAGAGAAAAAGTACGCATTGGCCTCATCTCAATCAGTGACCGTGCATCAAGTGGTGTCTATACAGATGAGGGATTACCCTCTTTGAGGCAATGGTTAGACAGCGCCCTAGCTAATCCTATCGAATATGTTGAAAAACTTATTCCCGATGAACAGGAAATAATTGAAGAGAACCTCATAGGACTCGTGGATCAAAATAAATGCGACCTGGTCTTTACAACTGGAGGCACCGGGCCTTCTCTCCGGGATGTCACACCAGAAGCGACCTTAGCAATCGCAGATAAAATAATGCCTGGTTTTGGTGAGCAAATGCGTCAAATCAGCCTTAATTTTGTACCGACTGCGATTCTATCTCGGCAAGTCGCCGTAATCAGAAAGCAT belongs to Pseudomonadota bacterium and includes:
- a CDS encoding exonuclease domain-containing protein, which produces MFLGEFVFLDLETTGAMTDTDRITEIGLISVKNGEYQDEWQTLINPQKKIPFNIQMITGINDEMVKNAPTFSDIYESLFARLDGKILVAHNVRFDYAFLRNEFKSNGIKYSPSLLCTVKLSRLLYPEERKHGLDSIIKRLSLVCGTRHRAMTDTRAIWGFAQYVQKNFESCLISSSIEKLLKGSSLPKGIDKEMVDAIPSCPGIYIFKGENGCVLYVGKSKNLRMRINSHFSGDHSNKKDLKINQNITQIEWCESASELGALLLESQLVKTMSPLYNRKLRQKKESFTIHWDPIDGPKDPQIKELLEFTAIPFGSIYGIFESKKAALKTLRDLSKTYNLCLKTLAIEPGLGSCFSHQLGVCMGACVEKESKLNHAMRLSLALNKFLIPSWPFKGEVLLIEQSERGSLVEKHRVRNWAYLEYRVAGNNSSNKYRLLPSKKFDYDTFQILRKFIEKPPNHITIIPQV
- a CDS encoding alpha/beta fold hydrolase produces the protein MRLQVNGVTLNYEVFGDSGPWVVLSHSLMCDLKMWGAQIDALKSHYRVLAFDTRGHGGSEAPEGAYTLDQLAIDAKALLDRLDIKNPHWIGLSMGGMIGMTYAIKFPNSFASLVLCDTTSRMPLEAQPALRERIAIAKKEGMKALVSGTMERWFTDSFLSQPRPEIEFVASLIEKTPVAGYVGCCHAISQINCTERLAEIKVPIKIIVGDSDVGTPVSMSKEIQAAAPGSSLTVIEGASHLSNLEQPQQFNKALLDFLKEHSMR
- the gguC gene encoding GguC family protein, giving the protein MRIIQFKGRDGARRVGRVSEGGVVHTIKGATTTYELALESIKKREFIENIINERSSEEKDTMDQILAEKRIHVPFHHPNPYHQLVSGTGLSHLESVNARDSMHAKLDRDESSLTDSMKMFKWGLDGGKPNGTKIGTQAEWFYKGDGDWVVDPEAELIWPAYALDGGEEVELVGIYLIDETSAVRRVGYALANEYSDHIMERQNYLYLSHSKLRHCSYGPELLIGDLPLDVQGSARLLRSNVVIWEDEWLSGDNHMSHSIQNLEHHHFKYPEFRRSGDVHIHFFGAANGSFTKNIKTQDGDVFEIESATFGYPLRNTLVKSKNKDEKIIVKSL
- a CDS encoding 3-deoxy-7-phosphoheptulonate synthase: MSQELINNLNVKAQQILSTPQIIKSELPVPDKAISTIINGRKSIEAILDRKDKRLLVVVGPCSIHDTKAAMDYASRLQKLSVQVFETMMIVMRVYFEKPRTTVGWKGLINDPHMNESFDIEEGIRIARRLLIDINEMGLPAGTEALDPISPQYLGDLISWSAIGARTTESQTHREMASALSSPVGFKNGTDGSLSVAVNALHSVSNPHSFLGINSDGQVAITHTKGNSYGHIVLRGGSRGPNYDSVSISLVEKELSEAKPKLPSNIIVDCSHANSNKDHNLQPLVFIDCINQVVDGNKSIIGMMLESNIGPGNQKLIQDRSKMQYGISITDPCIDWATTEKTLLDAHKKLAPVLSVR
- a CDS encoding MFS transporter, translated to MNKQSEESVRAISLRQALLVFLPFACGYFLSYLFRSINAVIAPNLISEFDLSASELGLLTSVYFLTFASLQIPIGVFLDRFGPRRVNATLLILASIGAFIFSRADSFQSLLLGRAFIGFGVAACLMSSIKMFSLWFPKEKLPEMTGRIMFIGGLGAISATAPVEYALSFTGWREFFLVLCVATVVASAIVFFLAPDRKNAYDIGSTKDQLLGALSVYRSPIFWQIALGSVIPQAFNMSVQGLWAGPWLSDVAGLDRTSVAMHLLMLGIATMLGFLFWGAFATRMNRRGIEPIVILIWATVAYMALQLLLVFEVTQAPWIIWIGWGLLGTSGSLAFSIISHSFPVQLTGRATTALNLLAFTTAFGSQWLFGIILNQWDAVDSGYAPEGYVRAFSIFLILQVLGFSWMVRGYLKHRST
- the pmbA gene encoding metalloprotease PmbA, giving the protein MSQKEFAYSIDQFKEIAEKTLQMAKALGASSVEVDLNEGLGSAVSVRKGEVENLEYSRDKGLGLTVYVGYRKGFASTTDLGAEAIGHTVEAAVSIAQLTAEDSFSGLADPDRLAREVCDLDLYHPWHISMEDSIDLARECEQAAFDVSPEIKNSEGASVSVQEGQFVYANSNGFMQGFPSTRHYISCSVTAGEGDQMQRDGWWSTARCAEDMESAYEIGKRAGSRALGKVGAKKINTKKIPVLFEAPLASGILRHFVSAVSGGNLYRQQSFLEGKVGEIVFPELISIEEDPFVPRGLSSTSFDNEGVQATKRSIVSAGRLEGLFLSTYSAKKLGLASTGNAGGAHNLFVRSLRATYEFSDLLKMMHTGFLVTDLLGHGTNMVTGDYSRGASGYWVENGEIAHPVQEVTVAGNLKDMFKAISAIGNDVLNRSSFKVGSVLIDSMTVGGE
- a CDS encoding DUF615 domain-containing protein, whose protein sequence is MDSSRPSKTKLKKEMEDLQNIGESLVALPRDVLNKFELPDSLKHEVFEAKNIRQNGAKRRQLQFIGKIMRNIDVDPIRIQLEQLKQPSAAKVKLLHATESWRNKLLDDEQSLKDFSALYPTADSSELEPLISDCRGTLSNKSKSSYRKLFKLISTVLQEKNG
- the mog gene encoding molybdopterin adenylyltransferase, whose translation is MSREKVRIGLISISDRASSGVYTDEGLPSLRQWLDSALANPIEYVEKLIPDEQEIIEENLIGLVDQNKCDLVFTTGGTGPSLRDVTPEATLAIADKIMPGFGEQMRQISLNFVPTAILSRQVAVIRKHTLIINLPGQPKAIKETLEGLKNTEGKTITHGIFSAVPYCIDLIGGPYIDCQEEFCSAFRPKSARRNKK